CCaggaattcaccccaaatccccccgaaTTCACCCAAATCCCCCCGAATTCACCACAAATCCCCCCGAATTCTCCCAAATCCCCCGAATTCACCACAAATCCCCAGGAATTCACCCAAATCCCCCCGAATTCACCCAAATCCCCCCGAATTCTCCCAAATCCCCAGGaattctccccaaatccccccgaattcaccccaaatccccccgaaTTCGCCCCAAATCCCCACGAATTCACCCAATTTCCCAGGAATTCACCCCAATCCCCcgaattcaccccaaatcccgccGCCCATCCCAAATTTCCCACCCGGCCCCTCCCGTTGGATTTCCCTGTCCCGGCCGTCCCCAGGCGCCCCCAGTGACGTCACCCAGCGATTCCCGTCCCCACTCGGgacaattttaatgaaaatccccccaaattccccaaattctgCTCCAACCCCACAgcgggggagggggaggggacaAGTGACACCAGCGACGCCTCGGCCCCGATGACGTCACCGCCTCCATGACGTCACGGCGGTGACGTCACGGCGCCCGCAGCAGCCCCGGGATGCTCTCGATGGCCTCCCGGCACCTCTGGGCCACCTCGGCGCCGCCGGGGCCACCGGGGCCGCCCAGCAGGAGGTCGCGGACGAGCCCGAGGGTCCCCAGCAGGCGCCGCgtggccaggctggagctggctcGCCACAGCCGCTCGGCCTCGGCCACCGCGGCCACCGCGGCCTCGGGGACGTCGGGGGACGCCGCGTTGGTGGCCCGCGCCCCGTCCAGGGTGGCCTCGATGGCCCCGAGCCGGCGCAGCAGCTCCCGGGGCAGCGCCGTGGCCTTGGCGCACGCGGCCACCAAGCGCCCCAGCGGCCCCAGGGCCACCTCCGCTCGCCGCTTGCTCGTGGCGGCCGCCCTCGCCTTGCTGGTGGCCACCGTGGCCTCCTCCATGGCCTTGGTGGCCGTCGCCACCTTGTCGGTGGCCGCGGCCACCTCGGTCTCGTACTCGGCCACTGCTGAGGCCAAGGAGGCCTTGTCCaggccctgggccagggccttgTCCAGGGCTTCCCAGGGCCTTGCCCAgggcctccagcagctgccgGCTCGTGGCCACCAGGCTGTCCGTGGCCGTGCCCCAGTGGGCCATCTTGTCCCCCCGGTCCCCCGCGGTGGCCTCGGCGGCGGCCTCGGCGGTGGCCGCGTGCGCGCAGGCGTTACAGAGCTCGGTGGCCTCCCTGACCACCCGGGTCCATTTGTCCGCCACCTCGGCCACCGAGTCCCGCCAGGCGGTGGCCTCGGCTGCCACATGGGCCCAGGTGGCCCCCTGGGCGGCCCTGAGGGCGGCCAGGGCCTGGCCCAGGCGGGTGCTCCCCTGGTGGTCCAGGGCATCTCGGAGGTGATCGATGAAGGCCACCAGGCCCTTGTGCAGGGACCCCGGGGACACGGCCAGCTGGACGTCCCCATTCGACCCGGCCACGGCGGCCGCCAGCTCGCCCAGGGTGGCCACCACGGCCACCAGCGACTCCagcagggacggggacagctggggaggggacaggggagctGTGGTGGCCCTTGTCCCCTGCCGGGGTCCCCTTGGgcccctccctgcagggctctgccgGCCCCTCTGGGCACCCACCCTGCCCCCGTGTgccccctgtccctctgccagccctgtcccctctgccacccctgtgtcccctctgccaccccctgtgtcccctctgtccctctgccacccctgtgtcccctctgccacccctgtgtccccctgtccctctgccaccccctgtgtcccctctgccacccctgtgtccccctgtccctctgccacccctgtgtcccctctgccaccctgtgtcccctgtgtccccctgtgtcccctctgccacccctgtgtccccctgtccctctgccacccactgtcccctcctgccaccccccctgtgtcccctgtgtcccctgtgtcccctctgccaccccctgtgtccccctgtccctctgccacccctgtgtcccctctgccaccccctgtgtcccctctgtcccctgtgtcccctctgccacccctgtgtccccctgtccctctgcacccactgtcccctcctgccacccccctgtgtccccctgtccctctgtcaccCCCTTGccaccccctcctcctccccctgtttcccctctgccagcccctgtgtcccccccgccacccccctgtgtcccctgtccctctgccacccctgtcccctcctgccaccccctgccaccccccTGCCCCGCCCTTGTCCCCTCCTGCCAcgccctgtcccctctgtcacCCCCCTTGccaccccccctcctcctccccccgtgtcccctctgccaccccctgtcccctctgtcacCCCCCTGCCACCCCCCTGCCCcgccctgtcccctctgtcacCCCCCgtcccctcctgccacccccctgcccctccttgtcccctcctcctccccccccgtgtcccctctgccacccccccgtgtccccccgtccctctgccacccctgtccccccccccgtctcctcctgcccccccgccacccccctgtgtccccccgtccctctgccacccccctgtccccccccttgtcccctctgtcccccccttgccaccccctcctcctcctccccccgtgtcccccccccccgtcccctccccccccccggcATTGTCGCACCTCTCGGGGCTCCATGGCCGCTGGGGACGCTCCGGGGACACTCCGGGGACACTCGGGGGTGGGAGGCGGGGACACACCCggggggacaccccggggacacTCGGGGGGACACGCGGGGGGACACGCGAggaagcggcggcggggccggggaggggggggaagggCGAGGGGACGTcaccggccccgcccccccccccgcccgcgGGGCCACGCGGggtccccgatgtccccccgatgtccccccgatgtccccgagtgtccccaaCAGGACCCCACAAGCCCCGATGTCCCCTCAGGTCCCCACATGACCCCACAATGTCCCCAACAGACCCCGATGTCCCCTCAGGGTCCCCAACAGGGACCAAATgtccccctccctgtccccacacgACCCCGATGTCCCGGAGTGTCCCCAGCAGGACCCCACAGGCCCCgatgtcccctcagggcccccaACAGGGCCCCAATGTCcccccctgatgtccccaacAGGGCCCCAATGTCCCCAACAGGGTCCCAATGTcccccccgatgtccccaacaGGGTCCCAATgtccccccgatgtccccaacagggccccaatgtccccagtatccccctgatgtccccaacAGGACCTCAATGTCCCCCCCGATGTCCTGTttgggacactggggggacctCGGGGCCATCAGGGTGACCCCAAATCGGGGCAGGGGACTTGAGCGTGGCCGCGGTGTCCCCAAGGGAAGCACACGGGGGTGTCCGTCGGGGTGTCCCCACGTCCCAGCGGTGACAGTGCcaccccccatgtccccagcccGTCCCTACACCTGcgccaccagcacccccagtgccaccttCAGCTTCCGCATCACCTCCTTGTCCTCCCTGTCCCTCGATGTCCCCAAGGCCTCCACGATGTCCTCGAGCACCCGGGCGCTCTCGGGGAACCCCTGTGCCACTGTCCCCCACGGTGTCACCTTCCTGTCCTCGGCGACAGCGGCCACCAACCTCTTCAGCGCGTCCATCGCCATCTCCAGCCGCCCCATGGCGGCCCCGATGGCCGCGGCGGTGGCCCTGGTGGCCTCGGCGGCGGCCCTGGCGGCCACCACCTGCCGGGCGCGGTCACGCAGGCGCTGGGCCGTGTCCCGCTGCTGGGCGGCGGCGGTGGCCAAGTGACGCCGCGATGTCCCCAAGCCCCAGGCGGCCACCTCGCAGACCACGGCCACCGAGCCAAgggccagcaggagctgagcgTCCTTTGTCACCCCCAGGGCGGCGCGAACCGAGTCCAGGGCCACTgcggggacagaggggacactgcAGAGGTGGCATCAGGGACACCAGAGCGGTGCCACCAGGGACAGAGCAGTGGCACCGGGCCGGTGGCACCAGGGCTGTCCCAGGGGCcaccagcccagtgtcaccagttccatcccagtgctgccatctcatcccatccccctgtccccatcccagtgtcaccagttccatcccagtaccatctcatcccatccccctgtccccatcccagtgtccccagttccatcccagtacCActatctcatcccatcccagtgccgccatctcatcccattccagtgtccccatcccagtgtccccagtcccatcccagtgtccccaccccactgccaccagctcAGTGTCATTCCAGTGCAaccaccccagtgtccccagtttccccagtcccatcccagtgccaccatctCATCCCATTAACAGTgccaccatcccagtgtccccagtcccctcccagtgtccccatccccgtgtccccggtcccatcccagtgtccccagtcccctcccagcgt
The DNA window shown above is from Corvus hawaiiensis isolate bCorHaw1 chromosome 31, bCorHaw1.pri.cur, whole genome shotgun sequence and carries:
- the LOC125318852 gene encoding collagen alpha-1(III) chain-like, with product MEPRELSPSLLESLVAVVATLGELAAAVAGSNGDVQLAVSPGSLHKGLVAFIDHLRDALDHQGSTRLGQALAALRAAQGATWAHVAAEATAWRDSVAEVADKWTRVVREATELCNACAHAATAEAAAEATAGDRGDKMAHWGTATDSLVATSRQLLEALGKALGSPGQGPGPGPGQGLLGLSSGRVRDRGGRGHRQGGDGHQGHGGGHGGHQQGEGGRHEQAASGGGPGAAGALGGRVRQGHGAAPGAAAPARGHRGHPGRGAGHQRGVPRRPRGRGGRGGRGRAAVASQLQPGHAAPAGDPRARPRPPAGRPRWPRRRRGGPEVPGGHREHPGAAAGAVTSPP
- the LOC125318853 gene encoding uncharacterized protein LOC125318853, translating into MLLEMEPKVSPPPLPPEVARSGAVRDRTLEALVDLAEALGTAATIPEVLAQAKAVLAEAQETRQQLHKALWDAWTPPVATESSVDKDEDEELLRHGGAEAERAAQRLEKEQERLQGWQRWLRAGQGAAMGLTVLCAAVLALDSVRAALGVTKDAQLLLALGSVAVVCEVAAWGLGTSRRHLATAAAQQRDTAQRLRDRARQVVAARAAAEATRATAAAIGAAMGRLEMAMDALKRLVAAVAEDRKVTPWGTVAQGFPESARVLEDIVEALGTSRDREDKEVMRKLKVALGVLVAQV